From a region of the Paenarthrobacter aurescens TC1 genome:
- the gltA gene encoding citrate synthase (identified by match to protein family HMM PF00285; match to protein family HMM TIGR01800), which yields MNSATTEIRKGLTGVVVDYTAISKVNPDTNSLLYRGYPVQELAAKCSFEEVAYLLWNGDLPTPEELVAFTRQERAGRALDPAVKQVVDALPVTAHPMDVCRTAASVMGARHALAEDSTREANMAKAVDLFAAMPAVVAYDQRRRRGQDLVEPREDLGYSANFLWMSFGEEAVPEVVEAFDVSMILYAEHSFNASTFTARVVTSTLSDFHSAVTAAIGALKGPLHGGANEAVMHTFEEIGIRSEESLEDAAARAKSWMENALAQKKKVMGFGHRVYKHGDSRVPTMKAALDQMIAHYARPELLGLYNGLEQAMEEAKAIKPNLDYPAGPTYHLMGFDTQMFTPIFVASRITGWTAHIMEQAASNSLIRPLSAYNGVEERSL from the coding sequence ATGAACTCCGCAACTACCGAAATCCGCAAGGGCCTTACCGGCGTCGTAGTGGACTACACCGCCATCTCCAAGGTCAACCCCGACACCAACTCGCTTTTGTATCGTGGGTACCCGGTCCAGGAGCTTGCCGCCAAATGCAGCTTCGAGGAAGTCGCCTACCTGCTCTGGAACGGCGATCTCCCCACGCCCGAGGAACTGGTCGCCTTCACAAGACAGGAACGGGCCGGCCGCGCCCTGGATCCCGCAGTGAAACAGGTCGTGGACGCACTGCCAGTCACGGCTCATCCCATGGATGTCTGCCGCACGGCCGCCTCGGTTATGGGAGCCCGGCACGCTCTGGCCGAGGACTCCACCCGGGAGGCTAATATGGCCAAAGCGGTGGACCTGTTCGCCGCGATGCCCGCCGTCGTGGCCTACGACCAGCGCCGCCGGCGGGGCCAGGACCTGGTGGAGCCGAGGGAGGATCTTGGCTACTCCGCCAACTTCCTCTGGATGTCCTTCGGCGAGGAAGCCGTGCCGGAGGTGGTCGAGGCGTTCGATGTTTCGATGATTCTCTACGCGGAGCACTCCTTTAACGCCTCCACCTTCACGGCCCGAGTGGTGACCTCTACCTTGTCCGACTTTCATTCTGCCGTGACAGCGGCCATTGGCGCGCTCAAGGGTCCCCTGCACGGCGGCGCCAACGAAGCCGTAATGCATACCTTCGAGGAGATCGGCATCAGGTCCGAGGAATCCCTCGAGGACGCAGCGGCACGGGCCAAGTCCTGGATGGAGAACGCCCTGGCGCAAAAGAAGAAGGTCATGGGCTTCGGCCACCGTGTATACAAGCACGGTGACTCCCGGGTTCCCACCATGAAGGCCGCGCTGGATCAGATGATCGCCCACTACGCCCGGCCGGAACTGCTAGGGCTGTACAACGGACTCGAGCAGGCCATGGAAGAGGCCAAGGCCATCAAGCCGAACCTCGACTACCCCGCCGGACCCACATACCACCTCATGGGCTTTGACACCCAGATGTTTACCCCCATTTTCGTCGCCAGCCGCATTACCGGCTGGACAGCCCACATTATGGAACAGGCCGCATCGAACTCCCTGATCCGCCCCCTGAGCGCCTACAACGGCGTGGAGGAGCGGTCCCTTTAG
- the prpB gene encoding methylisocitrate lyase (identified by match to protein family HMM TIGR02317) → MLYSKTTPEQKRLALCDMLASGNIQQFPGAFSPLSARLIEEKGFAGVYISGAVLANDLGLPDIGLTTLTEVAARAGQIARMTDLPCLVDADTGFGEPMNVARSIQELENAGLAGCHIEDQFNPKRCGHLDGKNVVDLDTATKRIRAAADARRDPNFLIMARTDIRAVDGLQAAKDRAKALVDAGADAIFPEAMKDLSEFLAIRDAVDVPILANMTEFGQSALFSVDELAGVGVNMVIYPVTLLRSAMGAAEQTLDAIIKTGSQEAQVENMLTRARLYDLVDYEAYNRFDTGVFNFQIPGTH, encoded by the coding sequence ATGCTGTACTCCAAGACGACCCCGGAGCAGAAGCGCCTCGCACTGTGCGACATGCTCGCCTCCGGCAACATCCAGCAGTTCCCCGGCGCCTTCAGCCCTCTGTCCGCGCGGCTGATTGAGGAAAAGGGCTTCGCGGGTGTGTACATCTCCGGTGCCGTGCTGGCCAATGACCTTGGCCTGCCGGACATCGGACTGACCACCCTCACTGAAGTTGCCGCCCGCGCCGGGCAGATCGCCCGCATGACTGACCTGCCCTGCCTGGTGGACGCGGACACCGGATTCGGCGAGCCCATGAACGTGGCCCGCAGCATCCAGGAACTCGAAAACGCCGGACTAGCCGGCTGCCACATCGAGGACCAGTTCAACCCCAAGCGCTGTGGGCACCTGGACGGCAAAAACGTGGTGGACCTGGACACCGCCACCAAACGCATCCGGGCCGCAGCGGATGCACGCCGGGACCCCAACTTCCTCATCATGGCCCGCACCGACATCCGCGCTGTTGACGGACTCCAGGCAGCAAAAGACCGGGCAAAGGCCCTGGTCGATGCCGGCGCCGACGCGATCTTCCCGGAAGCGATGAAGGACCTGTCAGAGTTCCTAGCCATCCGTGACGCCGTGGACGTCCCAATCCTGGCCAACATGACAGAGTTCGGGCAGAGCGCACTGTTCTCGGTGGACGAGCTGGCCGGCGTTGGGGTCAACATGGTCATCTACCCGGTCACGCTCCTCCGTAGTGCCATGGGCGCCGCGGAACAGACACTGGACGCAATCATCAAAACCGGGAGCCAGGAGGCACAGGTGGAGAACATGCTCACCCGTGCGCGTCTCTATGACCTCGTGGACTACGAGGCCTACAACCGATTCGATACCGGCGTATTCAACTTCCAGATACCCGGAACCCACTAG
- a CDS encoding putative 2-methylcitrate dehydratase (identified by match to protein family HMM PF03972), translating into MVKLNHVRVYKSEENLARKDQLAHKIAEVAADPVEVTPEVTEMVLNRVIDNASVAIASLNRGPIVAARAQALTHAPTINGKGSGVFGITDRVSPEWAAWANGVAVRELDYHDTFLAAEYSHPGDNIPPILAVAQHVGSSGHDLIRGIATGYEIQVNLVKAICLHKHKIDHVAHLGPSAAAGIGTLLGLDVETIFQSVGQALHTTTATRQSRKGEISTWKAHAPAFAGKMAVEAVDRSMRGQTSPVPIYEGEDGVIAWMLDGPDASYEVPLPEAGEPKHAILDTYTKEHSAEYQAQAWIDLARKLHKEHPEATDPANVKSVVIKTSHHTHYVIGSGANDPQKYSPTASRETLDHSIPYIFTVALQDGAWHHVDSYAPERAGRADTVELWNKVSTVEDAEWTRRYHSLDIAEKAFGGSVEITLNDGTVITDEIAVADAHPLGARPFARQQYINKFRTLAAGLVEEIEIERFLAAAESLPDLGAGELDQLNITAAPGVINLSGAPAGLF; encoded by the coding sequence ATGGTTAAGCTCAACCACGTCCGTGTCTACAAGAGCGAAGAGAACCTCGCCCGTAAAGACCAGCTGGCCCACAAAATCGCAGAGGTCGCCGCCGACCCCGTCGAGGTCACCCCGGAAGTCACCGAGATGGTCCTCAACCGGGTCATCGACAACGCCTCCGTTGCCATCGCTTCCCTGAACCGTGGCCCCATCGTCGCCGCCCGGGCCCAGGCCCTGACCCACGCACCCACCATCAATGGCAAGGGCTCCGGTGTCTTTGGCATCACAGATCGTGTTTCCCCCGAATGGGCGGCCTGGGCCAACGGCGTAGCGGTCCGCGAACTCGATTACCACGACACCTTCCTGGCTGCAGAGTATTCACATCCCGGGGATAACATCCCCCCGATCCTCGCCGTCGCCCAGCACGTGGGCTCCAGCGGACACGACCTGATCCGCGGTATCGCCACCGGATACGAGATCCAGGTAAACCTGGTCAAGGCGATCTGCCTGCACAAGCACAAGATCGACCACGTGGCCCACCTCGGCCCCTCCGCCGCCGCAGGCATTGGCACACTGCTGGGCCTCGACGTCGAAACCATCTTCCAGTCCGTCGGCCAAGCCCTGCACACCACCACCGCAACCCGCCAGTCCCGCAAGGGCGAAATCTCCACCTGGAAGGCCCACGCCCCCGCGTTCGCCGGGAAGATGGCCGTGGAGGCCGTGGACCGCTCCATGCGCGGCCAGACCTCGCCGGTACCGATCTATGAAGGCGAAGACGGCGTTATTGCCTGGATGCTGGATGGCCCCGACGCCTCGTACGAGGTTCCGCTGCCCGAAGCGGGCGAGCCCAAGCACGCCATCCTGGACACATACACCAAGGAACACTCCGCCGAGTACCAGGCCCAGGCCTGGATTGACCTGGCCCGCAAGCTCCACAAGGAACACCCGGAGGCCACCGACCCCGCCAACGTAAAGTCGGTCGTGATCAAGACCAGCCACCACACGCACTACGTGATCGGCTCCGGCGCCAACGATCCCCAGAAGTACAGCCCCACCGCGAGCCGGGAAACCCTGGACCACTCCATCCCCTACATCTTCACGGTGGCCCTGCAGGACGGGGCCTGGCACCACGTTGATTCGTACGCCCCGGAGCGTGCTGGCCGGGCCGACACCGTGGAGCTGTGGAACAAGGTCAGCACGGTCGAGGATGCGGAATGGACCCGCCGCTATCACTCGCTGGACATCGCGGAGAAGGCCTTCGGCGGCTCGGTGGAGATCACGCTGAACGACGGCACGGTGATCACCGATGAGATCGCGGTAGCTGACGCCCACCCGCTCGGAGCCCGGCCCTTCGCCCGCCAGCAGTACATCAACAAGTTCCGCACCCTCGCCGCCGGACTGGTCGAGGAAATTGAAATAGAGCGTTTCCTCGCCGCCGCCGAAAGCCTTCCGGACCTGGGTGCTGGCGAGCTTGACCAGCTGAACATCACCGCCGCCCCCGGCGTAATCAACCTCAGCGGCGCACCTGCCGGCCTCTTCTAA
- a CDS encoding transcription regulator, GntR family (identified by match to protein family HMM PF00392; match to protein family HMM PF07729), producing MRASDKAYAALREDIIEWRLGPGTVLAEVEQSERLGISRTPLREALSRLTAEGLTTAAGGRGVVVTDISLADIDELFELRETLEGRAAALAAERGDAAMFEQLRSELLRAPELIGAHDPARHDYYGLVGRLDDAIDAAISNSYLAQAMRSLRVHLVRVRRLAADDAERLTAAAAEHAAIAEAIAAGNAKLAEAATTLHLHRSLSHVKATHSPTKEHHG from the coding sequence ATGCGCGCTAGCGACAAGGCATATGCCGCACTTCGTGAAGACATCATCGAATGGCGTCTCGGGCCAGGCACTGTCCTCGCCGAAGTGGAGCAGTCCGAGCGGCTGGGCATCTCGCGTACGCCCCTGCGGGAGGCGCTCAGCCGGCTCACCGCGGAAGGGCTCACGACGGCGGCGGGGGGCCGCGGCGTCGTGGTGACCGATATTTCGCTGGCCGACATCGACGAACTCTTCGAACTGCGCGAAACCCTCGAAGGCCGGGCCGCCGCCCTGGCCGCCGAGCGGGGCGATGCCGCGATGTTCGAACAGCTCCGCAGCGAGCTGCTCAGGGCCCCGGAACTGATCGGCGCGCACGACCCCGCCCGACATGACTACTACGGGCTGGTGGGCCGCCTCGATGATGCGATCGATGCCGCTATCTCCAACTCCTACCTGGCACAGGCTATGCGGAGCCTGCGGGTCCATCTGGTCCGTGTGCGTCGCCTCGCGGCCGATGACGCTGAGCGGCTGACCGCGGCTGCGGCCGAACATGCCGCGATTGCCGAGGCGATCGCTGCCGGCAACGCCAAGCTGGCCGAAGCTGCCACCACGCTGCACCTGCATCGCAGTCTTTCCCACGTCAAAGCGACCCACTCACCTACTAAGGAGCACCATGGTTAA